taaacgatatttgttaagtttcaaggtgttcttcatatgtacaagttataagttcttatattaacttaatataacatcataatacatataaataagtgttattagagttaagttagaaagattagattagttcttcaaacaagtttagaatcaactaaactatgttctagtttataaactcttatatagatagctataaacatatgaattgaacaagagttgaagtagagtttttacctcaagtttagaatgtaaagtttctggaaagaagtagtagaacaaaacttgagagagttcttgcaagtgtgtgtgaaaattggaaataaaatttggaaaatgaatgtgtaaaatgagttagaaatggtgcttatttataagcTTGAAAATTTggattttagtgaaaatatctaagataagttaaaaagtattaagtcatggatgacatattaaattgattaggtcatggattacatattacacaaataattgcatatttctattggtatataccaatagtaaatacttctagaagctgtgtataatacgggtaaaaataccgtatgaatgcgagtagaattcttgaggaaattgaacgaaaatacgagtatagctatcctttatatgtattggtatattataaagtgtatttaatacttgtaaggatgtatttacactcgtaatactttatatgtaaatacattttaacataagttaattacgtcgtttaaatagtaacatatatattgttcaaaaactctttaaattagtagtatgaaaatatatatataatactttgttaatatgcttaatgagatatttaattatcctattttcaagttatatatatatatatatatatatatatatatatatatatatacacacacacacacatatatatatataattaatacaagttatgacgttcgtgaatcgtaagaataaaagggtggtcaaatgtttacataaattccgtttcaattaatcaagtcttaacaagtttgattgcttaacatgttggaaacatttaattgtgtaaatattaatctcatatatattaacggaaaaatatgggtcgttttacacataattgttcgtgaatcgtcaagagcagtcgatgggtaaatgaatacatgaacacagttcaaagtttttgagatttcaacattacaaactttgcttatcatgtcaaaaacatataaagatcaagtttaaatttggtcgtaaatttccgggttgtcacatccatCAACATTTCTTCATCAACATCGTCAAAAAACTCTGCATCTTTTTctgcttcattaacctttttaaacaCTCCATCTTTTATTTCTCGAACCACATAATCTTCTTCTTTATCCACATTTTCTTCTTTGTCTTGGTTCATCACCATTTGGACATCATCATATGAAACAAACTCTGCATCTTCTTCAATCACTGCATCTTCTTTTTCATTGATGTTGTCATGAACATTTAAATTTTCATCAGGCTTTTATTTTTCAACATCCTGTTCATTAACAAACATGAATAACTAAATGTAGTAAGTAATTTTAAAGTCTAGAAAAAAACAACATTTAGTTAAATCAGTTACCTTTATGTGATTCGATTGTTTCACTAATTTTTTGGTGAATTTCTGATGTTGAACATCCTTTTCATCATCAACATCCTCTTCATTATCAACATCCTTTTCATTATCACCTTCCCCTTCATCAGCACCTTCCACTAAATTATCAACTTCCCATTCATCAGCACCTTCGACTTCATCTTCAGCATCAGCCCTCTCATCAACAtccttttcatcttcatcattctcttcatcatcaacatcttcttcatcatcatcatcattctcttcatcctGTTCATCATCACGCTTTTCCTTTTCCTGAGACTTCTCAATAGCACCTTCcacttcatcatcaacatcatcttcatcatcagacttctcatcaacatcctcttcatcatcatcatctttctcttcatcatctacatcttcttcatcatcatcattctcttcatcatcatcattatcttcatcaacaacatcctcttcatcatcatgcttttggttttcctgagacttctcattagcaaacatgaaatataaaatgtagtaagtaagcatttaaatattgtaagaaaAATAACATCAGTTAAATCAGTTACCCTCATTCCTTTATCGTCCGATTTCTGTTTCTTTGTGATATTGTTGTATCCTATTGTGCTACTTAATCCCCTTTTCGACCACCGTGTTCCTTCCCCACATGAGTTAACAAGGAATCCCCGCCTTCTTTATCTGTCCTAACCTGGAAAAATAAACAAAAGTAATCAATTATAGAAAAATTATGATTTGGTTAGtctaaaaattcaaatataaatatattacaattttctctATAAGCGGCGCAAATGTTTCTGGGCATACTGCCGTCTTCCCTTTGTCATCCGGCTTCATCCTGCCCAGCACGTAATACCTCGCAGTAGGATCTTTGATATTGTGGTATGGTGTACATTTATGAGGATCATTTGCTTATGTATCCCATTATGCTTTTTTCCCACGATATCCTGAACGACCAACTCGAGCATACTTTTCTTTTACTTTTTGAAAACGTTTTGCCTGCCTTTTTCTCTTAGTTCCTACACAGTTTTAATGTGATTAAATTCCTTTTTCAAAGCGTTACAATATCACAATGTACCTCCAAATCTGATACAAATCAAATGAATAGCACTTACTCGTCTAGCAGGCATATCTTCGATTTCACAAATTTTTTTCCATTTTTCTGGAGTTATGAAATCGTAATCTTTTACTTCCACAAAAGGAAGCTTGCCTTCATCCATATACGTTCTTAACTTGCGCTTGAATCTCGTAAACGCTGTGTTTCATTTTTGCAGTGTTGTTTTTCGTGCAAAATCGTCTTCAATATTATGAAGTTCTTGTATAACTCAAACTAATGTATGTAAGTGTTGAATGttgtaacatatataaataaaaagtaattaaACAAAATCTTTGATTTTAATACCTTTATTTTGCTCCATAAAGTTTGTTTCTGATCAGGAGACACATGCTTCCAATCCTTTACAAGGAAATCACAAGTGCTCCTAGTTAAAACGCCAATGTTACTCGAAAAAATAGCTTGGTTTTTTCCAATAGCTTGGCCAAACTCGTCAAATTCAATCTTCAACTGAACAACAGCTGACTTCTTTTTCAGTTTGTTTAcacttctttttttatttttttgttgcaTCTGAACACAAAATGCAATAGAAAAGATACACATCAAATACAATAGAAAAGATACACATCTAAGCACATGCATATACAAATTAAGATCATAGTACAGCAAACACATGCTTATACACCTTAATATCATTTCAAATACATGCAGTCTTATTATTGTGTTATGAATAACACAGCAAACATATCACACATTCACAATATGCAATAACAAGGAAATTGACTGAACTCATAACCAAACCCATTTCAAAGACTAATTGCGCGACAATAATATTCATGTTTTTTTCTGAACAaaaaaagtaataaatttaaattatcaaatatacaaaattattattaattataattactgtTAGGAATTAACCATTTAAAGACACTCTTTTTCTCTTGAAATACGTTGCTTCGTGTAAGCCATGGTAGCAAAATAGAATCATGCAGAGAGCGTATCTAAAATAGAACAGAAATCGAATAGGGTATCAAACAATTACGGTTTACAGATTCAAGGGATTTGGGTTTGTTCGCGGTTTTTTTTAGAACACGGAAATGATAATGAGGTAATGGGATTATGATCGAGAACtcaattgattttgatttggggttttTTTTAACAGTAGGCCATACGTGATGTTTTTTTAGAAAATAAATGTAAAGTTGTCAGGTTAACACAATTGCTTAGATGGTTAGGATGTTGCTTGGTAGAGAGGAGGTCGTGGGTTCTAGTCCCTTTTCCAACTTTTTACATTCTTTATTTTAATAGTGTATTAACTTTTTCAATGTTGCTTGTAGATGGATCGGAATACTTGGATGTACGAGATAGGTCGCGCTACCTCTGAGTTTATGGATAGTGTTGATGAATTTATTACAGTTGCTGAGACTGATCAACTAGAAAAAGGAAACACCACAATTAGTTGTCCTTGTAAGAAATGCAAAAATGCACGGTGGTATGCTGATTCAATagatatcaaaaatcatctaattGCACACGGATTTATGAGAGGGTACACATGTTGGTCTTTTCATGGTGAGTCATTAGCTGACCTTAACCCATTTGTTTCGGATAAAGATACCGATAATGAAGAAGATTCATACAATAGTGACAATAATGTTAATTTTGATGACATGTTTGACGATTTGGATATGGAGGATAATGTTGCTGATAAGTATCATGACAGATTACAACAACTATTTGTTGACGCTGAAAAACCTTTATATACCGGTTGTATGAATTTTACAAAACTTTCCGCCGTGATACAACTGGTTAACTTAAAATCAAACAATGGTTGGAGCGACACAAGTTTCACTAGCCTGTTAGAGTTGTTGAACAAAATGCTACCAGAAGGTAATGAGTTGCCGGTTTCAACATACCAAGCAAAGAAATTAATGTGCCCAATGAGATTGGAAATATAGATAATACATGCTTGTCCAAATGATTGTATGTTATATAGGAATGAAGACAAAGACCTTCATCAATGTAAGGTATGTGGTACATCTAGGTATAAACGTGGAAAACCAACTGATAATGTTGATAGTGATGTGTCGGAAAATGGACCTCCTGCTAAATTATTGTGGTACTTGCCTATCATACCAAGATTAAAGAGATTATTTGCAAATGAGAAAGATGCAAATTATTATGTTGGCAAGCTGAAGATCGTAAAAATGATGGAAAAATGCGACATGTGGCCGATTCACTTCAATGGAAAAATTTTGATAAAGATTTTGAAGAATTTAGGGATGAGATACGTTATATAAGGTTCGGACTCAGTTCAGATGGAATTAATCCTTTCGGAGATTTGAGTAGCCGTCACAGCACGTGGCCTATTCTTCTATGCATTTATAACTTACCGCCTTAGCTATGTATGAAAAGAAAATACATAATGATGTCTCTTTTGATTCAAGACCCAAAGCAACCTGGAAATGACATTGATGTTTATTTGCAACCATTAGTTGATGAAATGATGGAATTATGGAGTACTAGCATACACGTTTATGATGCATACAAGAAAGAATACTTCCAACTACGGGCAATGCTTTTTTGCACCATTAATGATTTTCCTGCTTATGGTAATTTGTCTGCATATAGTACGAAGGGGAAAAAGGCATGTCCTATTTGTGAGGAAAATACTCACTCGATATGGCTCACAAATTGTAAGAAACTGGCATTTATGGGGCATCGAAGAGAGCTTGCTGAGAATCACCCATATCATAAAAAGTCGGATTTATTTGATGGTACTATAGAGGATAGAAAACTACCACCACCATTGGATGGagaaactacactctccaaagttgCTAATATAAATGTTGTGTTGGGAAAGAAAGGTTTTGGTCCTCTGAAAGGTATTTGGAAGAAAAAGTCTATTTTTTGGAAATTACCCTACTGGAAGCATTTACGAGTCCGACATTGTCTTGATGTTATGCATATTGATAAAAATTTTTGTGAAAGTTTGATAGGGTTACTGTTGAACATTCCTGAAAAAACAAAAGATGGAATTAAAGTTAGAAGGGACATGGAATTAATGAATATCAGACCAAAGCTACAACCTAAAGATATTGATGGAAGGTCAACCAAGTTTCTTCCTCCGGCCTGTTATACTATGTCGAAGGTCGAGAAACCTAAATTTTGTCAATGTTTACATGGTATTAAGGTTCCATCAGGATACTCTGCTAACATTAGGAAGTTGGTTTCGATGAAAGATTTGAAGTTACTTGGTATGAAGTCACATGATTGTCATGTACTAATGACCCAGATGATTCCTATCGCAATTCGTGGAATTCAACCCAACCGTATTCGACACACAATAACAAAACTATGCTTATTTTTTAACATGATTCATTCAAGGTGATTGATCCTGATGTGCTGGATGAATATCAAAGAGATATCATACTTACTCTTTGCGAACTCGAGATGTACTTTCCACCTTCTTTCTTTGATGTCATGGTTCATTTGGTATCTCATATTGTAGGAGAAATAAAGGCATGTGATCCAGTTTTCTTATGGTATATGTATCCATTTGAAAGATATATGGGTATCTTGAAAGATTATGTAAGGAACCTTAATCGACCAGAAGGCAGTATCGTTGAAGAATATGCATCCAAAGAGGTGATCGAATTCTGCACAAACTATATGGATAGGTTTACAAGTGTCGGGATTCCACAAAGTTGTCATGAAGGAAGACTATCAGGTCAAGGGACACTTGGGCGCAAGACGGGCTATTCAAATGTTGCCGATTATCAAGAGGCACATTTTAATGTCTTACAACACACTACATCTATTGATTCGTTCATACAAGAACACATGTCGTTGTTGAGACAACAAAACCGTAAAAAGAGTGCAAAGTGGTTGGCAAAACAACATAAAAAAACTTTTTCAGAATGGTTGAAAGACAAAGTTAGGAGGACACTTCCAAATATTGATAAAACGATCGAAGCTTTGGGATTCGCCCCTAAACATGTGTTCCAATATCAAGGATATGACATAAATGGGTATACCTTTTACACTAAAGCTCAAGATAAGAAGAGTAAAACGTAAAACAGCAGTGTCACGGTGATAGCCTCGTTGACGGAATTCACCATGGTCAATCGTGAAGAAAGATTAAGGATCGCTAAAAAATCTTATTATGGTGTCATTCAAGAAATATGGGAATTACATTATGGTAATTCCTACACTATACCATTGTTCAAGTGTAAGTGGGTTGATAATGATCGTGGTGTTCAAGTTGATGAGGATGGTTTTACAACTGTTAATCTTTCCACCAATGGATATAAAGAAGAACCATTCATTCTAGCAAAACTAGTTACTCAAGTATTCTTTATCGAAGACTGATATGCCCGAATCGAACGGTTTATTTATGCGATGTTGTTAGGTTGCAAAATGTCAATCTAGGATATCAACGGAAGAGGttgattatttattatatatatatatatatatatatatatatatatatatatatatatatatatatatatatatatatatatatatatatatatatatatatatatatatatatgctgggcctaaatctattattccttcctatgggttagcaagggcaaatatgacctagggtcgttccttgaacggtcgaatttgaaatggagcttatctagataatttagtaattaagatgggtttgtacacaatttagtatccaagactagtggccaggtacaccttgtgtggagaggcaggatccttttggtcccaataaattggcaacTGTTCGGAAAatacaacaaccaagtccaaccggtttattctagaaaccactttatccggaatatcaaattgtgtaaaggcaatagttgggttgatttgatttataattgtatttaaaatattaaagcaatataattaaaataagctagctagcatgcaacagctaaggacagagagttcaccatgatttaagataatgtaatgtcaggatgattgcgagacactcattggatagatatacctcagtgtgaacactagattccctactaagcggtttcccgattagcatgtcacgaggaactaggctttgaagattttgatcggatggactatgctcaactctcgacactttatccggtttaagaatataagcggcccatcttggatgcagtgcataccttgggcgcacgaataaagtagcatatccATGTATATAgagtatccaacctttcttaacaccttagtgtatcacccaagtgaatggttatggttgtgtttcgaattcctttctgtcaatggtttggtaaaatctaaggatttgtagacaaattagaacctcttctagttctcagtcatccttaaagatttataaacttagtttgtattgtagtgcgttaaattctcatttatgatttaaaccagcccttacttaaatctatccAATAAattccttagttatccaccatgtactagacttagagtggttccatagcttctaaccttgaccatgctcaagtggtcctatagtacatcaacactatactctactgttgcaacagtattttctcgagtcttatactcttgaccaatgtcttgatctggtcctacgttaatttcccatgtactttatagtatttccgattggttcataccttgaccaacgtataaacacagataattaattacccttataatgtcgactttataaaagattttaatcacgtttattggtggaaggacgataataacgaggtttaatatcatagacagaaagcgagtacgaaacgataatcatccctaactaacattattaaattatggcaaacaatcaagtaattactcacacatcatggcaaaaaacatttctaaaattaataaatcacaacatcaaacaagaatattataataaattaataaaagaaaggatagatgttaccgaataatgtcggcagaataacacttgtatttcttcataatatccttagcgttacaatgcttgatagcttctactactaactacatactaatctcctattgatcactagagagcgacaatagagaaataattacatttcctaatctctgtacatttctctctctaaaatctagagagagaaagtagagagagaactaatctcctatagatcactaaagagcgactatagagagatatttgagagataattgaagaattggtgtgtgttgaaatgagaaatgaagcccTCCTTTTCTAAGCAAAGCTGATGGCATTTTCGTAAATAAATGGCAGAAAAACGGCTGacagaccgtttggcaggccgtatttggcaaacCGTTTGCTTGGCAAGTCGTTTTTGgtgcccgtttggcaggccgtttggcaggccatttgcaagccaggcaagccgcttggcaggccgtttggcaggccgtttgcaagccaggcaagccgtttgttggatcataacttgtctttcaccgttttcgctctagaatcttcgttttagctccgtttttgacgattcttgcgcctACGCGATCGTTATTGAATATCCTACAAtgggagattaagtaaataaatttttccaaaaattataaaataatttatttaaacgcgagttaatcgtcttagcagattttgctcgtttttcctcgtttttcatccgtttttagtgattcttgaaacatagcctttttaatgactaaatctaccaaattaaccaacaaagtaaTTATTTTGGCGAtatagtttggaactttatggttttagggctcaatatcgggggtaaaaatgtgactttttggccgatatcaaagacCCAAAGGATTCTAGATGGCATGTGGTTCAGTATGGAAAATGACGGATTGTTGGTGTCAAGAACGTTGTTGATGAGGATGAGTATGACCAATTTGATGAGTTATCGCCATTTTCAGTAGGTGTTTAACCTTTGAATGAAGTTGCTGTTGGAAATAATACAATCGATGTTAGAGAAGATCATGAGAAAGGAGACGAGATTGCAGACACATAAAAATTGTTAAAACACATGATTGATTACctttttttttgtacaaacatgAGTATATTTTTTAATGACTTATGCAACATGTTTTTTATGTCTTTTGttaattttttttgttattttttttaccatgaaaaatttactttatgttattaccttttaaattaataataacaatctatataatacaaataattctaaaacacacacacacacacacatatatatatatatatatatatatatatatatatatatatatatatatatatatatatatatatatatatatatatatatatatatatataacatatatatgcaCAGTTTTCAATTTTAATACCGGGAACAAACCGCGATCACAAAACCATCCAACTTCTTCGTATACCCTAAACCATCCCACTTCATTATCAAACCACCGGAAACTCCCTCCTCCATCATCATAGAACGGCGATTAACGGAACTCGAAAGAAATCGAGTTCATCCTCACGGCTGAAGGATCGTTGAAAATACAGGTACAGATATTTTTTTAGTTATCTAATTGTTCTCTACTCGAATATTCTTGTTATAGACGTAATGACCATAAAATCAGACTATTATACTTGAATCGAGTTGTGTGATTAGGAAACAATAATCTAAAATTAGGTTATATACATGCACATTTTTTCTTAGATTATTCAGAAAATGGACACATTAGGGTTTAAAAGTGGTTAATAGATGTTGCAGAAAGAGTCTAATATATTTTGTGTTAAAGACGAAATGCCCTAAATATCAGACTATTATACCTAAATCTAATTGTGTTAATTTGACCATAATCATTATTGTTACCTACATAACTGATATgtacatatatgttgattttacagaaGCAGAAATAATCTCTGACGTTGTCATTTATGGCTACCTACAATAGTCCACCATCGTTCATCCACATAATACGATTAGCAGATAAGCTTGAACTGGTATTGTTTCATTACTGTTTTAaccttaaaattatatattttataaagtaaaACCATTGTAAGACATATCAGGTTATTATGTTTTGTTacaagctgtagtgacccgaacttttccatgtttatatatatatatatatatatatatatatatatatatatatatatatatatatatatatatatatatatatatatatatatatatatatatatatatatatatattaaatgaaattgttatttacatgattaagtgtttccaacatgttaagcaatcaaacttgttaagacttgattaattgaaataggtttcatatagacaattgaccacccaagttgaccggtgattcacgaatgttaaaacttgtaaaaactatacgatgatatatatatggttatatatatagttaacataattttattataagtatgtatctcattaggtattttaacaatgagttatatacataaaaatgagactattaatttaagaaactcgaaaacgatatatataacgattatcattataacaacgtcttactaggtacatatgaatcatattaagatattgatacacttggttaattatgttaaatgataagtaaatatattattaagtgtattaacaatgaaatacatatgtaaaaataagactactaacttaatgatttcgaaacgagacatatatgtaacgattatcattgtaatgacatttaactgtatatatatcatactaagatatattatatatcataatatcatgataatataacaatttaacatctcatttgttataataaacaatgggttaacaacattcaacaagatcgttaacctaaaggtttcaaaacaacatttacatgtaacgactaacgatgacttaacgactcagttaaaatgtatatacatgtagtgttttaatatgtattcatacacttttgaaagacttcaagatacttatcaaaatacttctacttaacaaaaatgcttacaattacatcctcgttcaatttcatcaacaattctactcgtatgcacccgtattcgtactcgtacaatacacagcttttagatgtatgtactattggtatatacactccaatgatcagctcttagcagcccatgtgagtcacctaacacatgtgggaaccatcatttggcaactagcatgaaatatctcataaaattacaaaaatatgagtaatcattcatgacttatttacatgaaaacaaaattacatatcctttatatctaatccatacaccaacgaccaaaaacacctacaaacactttcattcttcaattttctttatataattgatctctctcaagttctatcttcaagttctaagtgttcttcataaattccaaaagttccagtttcataaaatcaagaatacttccaagattgcaagtttacttccaagttttctaaatccattccaagtaatcatccaagagcaagaaacctttattacttacagtattttatctttctaatacaaggtaataattatattcaaactttaattcaatttctataactataacaatcttatttcgagtggaaatcttacttgaaattgttttcgtgtcatgattctgcttcaagaactttcaagccatccaaggatcctttgaagctagatctatttttctcatttacagtaggtttatccaaggaacttgaggtagtaatgatgttcataacatcattcgattcatacatataaagctatcttattcgaaggtttaaacttgtaatcactagaacatagtttagttaattctaaacttgttcgcaaataaaagttaattcttctaacttgacttttaaaatcagctaaacacatattctatatctatatgatatgctaacttaatgatttaaaacctggaaacacgaaaaacaccgtaaaatcggatttacgccgtcgtagtaacaccgcgggctgttttgggttagttaattaaaaactatgataaactttgatttaaaagttgttattctgggaaaatgattttaattatgaacatgaaactatatccaaaaattatggttaaactcaaagtggaagtatgttttctaaaatggtcatctagacgtcgttctttcgactgaaatgactacctttacaaaaatgacttgtaacttatttttctgagtataaaactatactttttatgtttagattcataaaatagagttcaatatgaaaccatagcaatttgattcactcaaaacggatttaaaatgaagaagttatgggtaaaacaagattggataatttttctcattttagctacgtgaaaattggtaacaaatctattccaaccataacttaatcaacttgtattgtatattatgtaatcttgagataccatagacacgtatacaatgttttgacctatcatgtcgacacatctatatatatttcggaacaaccatagacactctatatgtgaatgttggagttagctatacagggttgaggttgattccaaaatatatatagtttgagttgtgatcaatactgagatacgtatatactgggtcgtggattgattcaagataatatttatcgatttatttctgtacatctaactgtggacaactagttataggttactaacgaggacagctgacttaataaacttaaaacatcaaaatatattaaaagtgttgtaaatatattttgaacatactttgatatatatgtatatattgttataggttcgtgaatcaaccagtggccaagtcttacttcccgacgaagtaaaaatctgtgaaagtgagttatagtcccacttttaaaatctaatatttttgtgatgagaatacatgcaggttttataaatgatttacaaaatagacacaagtcgtgaaactacattctatggttgaattatcgaaattgaatatgcccctttttatt
This genomic window from Rutidosis leptorrhynchoides isolate AG116_Rl617_1_P2 chromosome 2, CSIRO_AGI_Rlap_v1, whole genome shotgun sequence contains:
- the LOC139888462 gene encoding uncharacterized protein → MSLLIQDPKQPGNDIDVYLQPLVDEMMELWSTSIHVYDAYKKEYFQLRAMLFCTINDFPAYGNLSAYSTKGKKACPICEENTHSIWLTNCKKLAFMGHRRELAENHPYHKKSDLFDGTIEDRKLPPPLDGETTLSKVANINVVLGKKGFGPLKGLLLNIPEKTKDGIKVRRDMELMNIRPKLQPKDIDGRSTKFLPPACYTMSKVEKPKFCQCLHGIKVPSGYSANIRKLVSMKDLKLLGMKSHDCHVIDPDVLDEYQRDIILTLCELEMYFPPSFFDVMVHLVSHIVGEIKACDPVFLWYMYPFERYMGILKDYVRNLNRPEGSIVEEYASKEVIEFCTNYMDRFTSVGIPQSCHEGRLSGQGTLGRKTGYSNVADYQEAHFNVLQHTTSIDSFIQEHMSLLRQQNRKKSAKWLAKQHKKTFSEWLKDKVRRTLPNIDKTIEALGFAPKHVFQYQGYDINGYTFYTKAQDKKSKT